The following are from one region of the Achromobacter xylosoxidans genome:
- a CDS encoding amidase: MTIESTLCDMTAVALRGEIAAGHLSARELMAAHLRRIEAWNPRINAIVTLDAEAAMAGAARADERQAGGQVLGLLHGLPIVHKDSFLTAGMRTTYGSPLYRDFVPERDSLIVSRERAAGAITLGKTNLPEFGAGSQTFNTVFGATRNPYDPRMTAGGSSGGAAAALATGMAPLADGTDMGGSLRNPASFCNVVGLRPSPGRVPQWPAASPYNTLTVAGPMARTVADVALLLAATAGPDSRDPLAIEQDPACFLGALERDFKGVRIAYAPTWGDLPVEPAVVQALEQRLPVFADLGARVEPACPDFSGADAAFQALRGQTFAVGYEAALLEHRHLLKDTVIWNIELGLRQSAAAVVQAERDRAALFARMHAFMQTYEFMIGPVSQVLPFPVEQETVGSIEGTPMLNYIDWMRSGYYLSLTGHPAISVPCGFTAEGLPVGIQIVGRYRQERALLQLAHAFEQATQCWRRTPALAD; encoded by the coding sequence ATGACTATCGAATCGACCCTATGCGACATGACCGCCGTCGCGCTGCGCGGGGAAATCGCAGCCGGGCATCTGAGCGCCCGGGAACTCATGGCGGCGCATCTGCGGCGCATCGAGGCCTGGAATCCGCGGATCAATGCCATCGTCACGCTGGACGCCGAAGCCGCAATGGCCGGCGCGGCCCGGGCCGACGAGCGTCAGGCAGGCGGGCAGGTTCTGGGTCTGTTGCACGGCCTGCCCATCGTGCACAAGGACTCGTTCCTGACGGCGGGCATGCGCACTACCTATGGTTCGCCGCTATACCGCGACTTTGTGCCGGAGCGGGACAGCCTGATCGTCAGCCGCGAACGCGCCGCTGGCGCCATCACCCTGGGCAAGACCAATCTGCCCGAATTCGGCGCGGGCTCGCAAACCTTCAATACCGTATTCGGCGCCACCCGTAATCCCTATGACCCGCGCATGACCGCCGGCGGAAGCAGCGGCGGCGCCGCTGCCGCGCTGGCTACCGGCATGGCGCCGCTGGCCGACGGCACGGATATGGGCGGCTCGTTGCGCAATCCGGCCTCGTTCTGCAATGTCGTGGGCCTGCGTCCTTCCCCGGGCCGCGTGCCGCAATGGCCCGCGGCCAGTCCCTACAATACCTTGACCGTGGCCGGACCCATGGCTCGCACCGTGGCCGATGTGGCCTTGCTGCTGGCCGCCACTGCCGGTCCCGATTCGCGCGATCCCTTGGCCATTGAACAGGATCCGGCCTGCTTTCTTGGCGCCCTGGAGCGCGATTTCAAAGGCGTGCGCATCGCCTATGCGCCGACCTGGGGGGATTTGCCCGTCGAACCCGCGGTGGTGCAGGCCCTGGAGCAGCGGCTGCCTGTGTTTGCGGATCTGGGCGCGCGCGTGGAGCCGGCCTGCCCCGACTTTTCCGGCGCGGATGCCGCGTTCCAGGCCCTGCGCGGACAGACCTTTGCCGTGGGCTATGAGGCCGCGTTGCTTGAGCACCGGCATCTGCTCAAGGACACGGTGATCTGGAACATCGAGCTCGGCCTGCGGCAATCCGCCGCCGCCGTCGTGCAGGCGGAGCGGGACCGCGCCGCGCTGTTCGCGCGCATGCACGCCTTCATGCAGACATACGAATTCATGATCGGCCCGGTCAGCCAGGTGCTGCCGTTTCCGGTCGAGCAGGAAACCGTCGGCAGCATCGAGGGTACGCCGATGCTCAATTACATCGACTGGATGCGTTCGGGCTATTACCTGTCCCTGACAGGACATCCAGCCATTTCGGTGCCCTGTGGCTTTACGGCCGAGGGGCTGCCGGTAGGCATCCAGATCGTCGGGCGCTACCGCCAGGAGCGCGCCCTGCTGCAGCTTGCCCACGCGTTTGAGCAAGCCACGCAATGCTGGCGCCGGACGCCGGCTCTGGCCGACTGA
- a CDS encoding Bug family tripartite tricarboxylate transporter substrate binding protein, protein MIKHIAKSAFLCALAVGPALAAAQDYPSKPITMVVPFPPGGSTDVIGRLFAAKLGDRLRQTVVVENKPGANTGIGAAAVARAAPDGYTFMITGAPTFTLNPLLYPNLNYDPIKSYEYVAIAGSTPFVILTNPQTGIATVADIKSKSAAQPLSFGSFGNGSTPHIAGESLAQRTGAKLLHVPYRGSAPAMADLLGNQIPLSIDTLVAGLPQIKAGKARAVALTGNARSALVPDVPTVAEGGVANYDFETWFGVVMPKGTPAPIVARLSKEIEAVMAEPDTRAKLEQLGFDATYADPAAFRRKVETELERNVAIIKAAGIKPD, encoded by the coding sequence ATGATCAAGCACATCGCCAAGAGCGCATTCTTGTGCGCTCTGGCTGTCGGGCCGGCTCTGGCCGCGGCGCAGGACTATCCAAGCAAGCCGATCACGATGGTCGTGCCATTCCCGCCGGGCGGTTCGACGGACGTCATTGGCCGCCTGTTCGCCGCCAAGCTGGGCGATCGCCTGCGGCAGACCGTCGTGGTCGAGAACAAGCCGGGCGCCAATACCGGCATCGGCGCAGCGGCCGTCGCGCGCGCTGCTCCGGACGGCTATACGTTCATGATCACCGGAGCGCCCACTTTCACGCTCAACCCGCTGCTCTATCCGAATCTGAACTACGACCCGATCAAGAGCTACGAGTATGTCGCGATTGCCGGCAGCACGCCCTTCGTGATCCTCACGAATCCGCAGACGGGCATCGCCACCGTTGCCGACATCAAGAGCAAGTCGGCCGCCCAGCCGCTGAGCTTCGGTTCCTTCGGCAACGGTTCCACGCCGCACATCGCGGGTGAATCGCTGGCGCAGCGTACCGGCGCCAAATTGCTGCATGTGCCCTATCGCGGCAGCGCGCCCGCCATGGCCGACCTGCTGGGCAATCAGATCCCGCTGTCGATCGACACGCTGGTCGCGGGCTTGCCGCAGATCAAGGCGGGCAAGGCGCGCGCCGTGGCCCTGACCGGCAACGCGCGCTCGGCCCTGGTGCCTGACGTGCCCACCGTCGCGGAAGGCGGCGTGGCGAACTACGACTTCGAAACCTGGTTCGGCGTGGTGATGCCGAAGGGCACGCCCGCGCCCATCGTCGCCCGCTTGTCCAAGGAGATCGAAGCGGTCATGGCTGAACCCGATACACGCGCCAAGCTGGAGCAACTGGGGTTCGACGCCACGTACGCCGATCCGGCCGCGTTCCGCCGCAAGGTGGAAACCGAACTGGAGCGCAATGTGGCGATCATCAAGGCTGCGGGGATCAAGCCGGATTGA
- a CDS encoding ClpXP protease specificity-enhancing factor has protein sequence MGETSTKPYLIRALHEWCTDNGYTPYITVQVDEHTMVPVAHVRDGQITLNVGTLATNRLVLGNEFIEFQARFSGVTENVYVPVGAVSAIYARETGAGMGFEVQPYEPPEAGAQGATAAAAPEGSDADAAPGDDGGDDDEPKRPRLTIVK, from the coding sequence ATGGGTGAAACTTCGACCAAACCGTACCTGATCCGCGCGCTGCACGAATGGTGCACCGATAACGGCTATACGCCCTACATCACCGTGCAGGTCGACGAGCACACCATGGTGCCCGTCGCCCATGTGCGCGACGGCCAGATCACGTTGAACGTGGGCACGCTGGCCACCAACCGCCTGGTGCTGGGCAACGAATTCATCGAATTCCAGGCCCGCTTCAGCGGCGTGACCGAAAACGTCTACGTTCCCGTGGGTGCCGTCAGCGCCATCTACGCGCGCGAAACCGGCGCCGGCATGGGCTTCGAAGTGCAGCCCTACGAACCGCCGGAAGCGGGCGCCCAGGGCGCGACGGCCGCCGCCGCGCCCGAAGGCTCCGACGCCGACGCCGCCCCCGGCGACGACGGCGGAGACGACGACGAACCCAAACGTCCGCGCCTGACCATCGTCAAATAA
- a CDS encoding glutathione S-transferase N-terminal domain-containing protein, translated as MMVLYSGTTCPFSQRCRFVLFEKGMDFEIRDIDLYNKPEDISVMNPYGQVPILVERDLVLYESNIINEYIDERFPHPQLMPADPVMRARTRLFLYNFEKELFVHVSTLEDRSAKPDEKKLANARQNIRDRLAQLAPMLLKNKYMLGEEFSMLDVAVAPLLWRLDHYGIELPKNAAPLQKYAERIFSRPAYIEALTPSEKVMRR; from the coding sequence ATGATGGTGCTCTATTCCGGAACCACGTGTCCGTTTTCGCAACGCTGCCGCTTCGTGTTGTTCGAAAAAGGCATGGATTTCGAGATCCGCGACATCGACCTGTACAACAAGCCCGAAGACATCTCGGTGATGAACCCGTACGGTCAAGTGCCCATTCTGGTCGAACGCGACCTGGTCCTGTACGAGTCGAACATCATCAACGAGTACATCGACGAGCGCTTCCCGCATCCCCAGCTCATGCCCGCCGACCCGGTCATGCGCGCCCGCACCCGCCTGTTCCTCTACAACTTCGAGAAGGAACTGTTCGTCCACGTCTCGACGCTGGAAGACCGCAGCGCCAAGCCCGACGAAAAGAAGCTGGCCAACGCCCGCCAGAACATCCGCGACCGCCTGGCCCAGCTGGCCCCCATGCTGCTGAAGAACAAGTACATGCTGGGCGAGGAATTCTCCATGCTCGACGTGGCCGTGGCTCCGCTGCTGTGGCGCCTGGACCACTACGGCATCGAACTGCCCAAGAACGCGGCTCCGCTGCAAAAGTACGCCGAACGCATCTTCTCGCGTCCGGCCTACATCGAAGCGCTGACGCCTTCGGAAAAAGTGATGCGTCGCTAA
- a CDS encoding cytochrome c1 — MIKKLIGAVALMLTCTATLAAGGGYPLDKAPYRVNDMASLQNGAKLFVNYCLNCHSASSMRYNKLKDIGLTDQQIKESLLFTGEKVGDMMNVAMTPKDAKQWFGTTPPDLSVIARAKSVNAGPSGADYIYTYLRTFYRDTARPTGWNNLVFPSVGMPHALWEVQGPRELTTVAMHEVEGKEGAPKTWERVTTVYDAQGFSTVKAEPVANYHGHATFDAKFKAANPAQVATYDNDVADLTAFMSWMAEPVQTFRVRLGVGVMLFLLLFFLVTWRLNASYWKHVR; from the coding sequence ATGATCAAGAAGCTGATTGGTGCCGTGGCCTTGATGCTCACGTGTACCGCCACCCTCGCCGCCGGAGGCGGCTACCCCCTGGACAAGGCCCCGTACCGCGTCAACGACATGGCGTCGCTGCAGAACGGAGCCAAGCTGTTCGTCAACTACTGCCTGAACTGCCATAGCGCGTCCTCGATGCGCTACAACAAGCTCAAGGACATCGGGCTGACCGACCAGCAGATCAAGGAAAGCCTGCTGTTCACCGGCGAAAAGGTCGGCGACATGATGAACGTCGCCATGACCCCGAAGGACGCCAAGCAGTGGTTCGGCACGACGCCCCCGGACTTGTCCGTGATCGCGCGCGCCAAATCCGTGAACGCCGGCCCCTCGGGCGCCGATTACATCTACACCTACCTGCGCACCTTCTACCGCGACACCGCGCGTCCCACGGGCTGGAACAACCTGGTCTTCCCGTCGGTGGGCATGCCCCACGCGCTCTGGGAAGTGCAGGGTCCGCGCGAGCTCACGACGGTCGCCATGCACGAGGTCGAAGGCAAGGAAGGCGCCCCCAAAACCTGGGAACGCGTCACCACGGTGTACGATGCACAGGGTTTTTCCACGGTCAAGGCCGAACCGGTAGCCAACTACCACGGCCATGCCACCTTCGATGCCAAATTCAAGGCCGCTAACCCGGCCCAAGTCGCAACATACGACAACGACGTCGCCGACCTGACTGCGTTCATGTCCTGGATGGCCGAACCCGTCCAGACATTCCGCGTCCGTCTCGGCGTCGGTGTCATGTTGTTCCTGCTGCTGTTCTTCCTGGTTACCTGGCGCCTCAACGCCTCGTACTGGAAACACGTGCGCTAA
- a CDS encoding cytochrome b, which translates to MAGEKTVETTGLLGWLDRRFPVTSTWKAHLSEYYAPKNFNFWYFFGSLALLVLVLQIVTGIFLVMHYKPDAERAFQSVEYIMREVPWGWLVRYMHSTGASMFFVVVYLHMLRGLLYGSYRKPRELVWIFGVAIFLCLMAEAFFGYLLPWGQMSYWGAQVIVNLFAAIPFIGPELSIWIRGDYVVSDATLNRFFAFHVIAIPLVLVGLVAAHLVALHEVGSNNPDGIEIKQGPKDKYGRPKDGIPFHPFYSVHDLMGVAGFLLVFAFIVFFAPEMGGYFLEFNNFIPADSLKTPPHIAPVWYFTPFYSMLRATTDEFTWVLAGASVLGAIALLVKSNLKGFMRIAVPGILIVVAVLLRVIDAKFWGVVAMGGTVVILFFLPWLDHSPVKSIRYRPTWHKWIYGIFMVNFLVLGYIGTQPPSPPLNVTSQIGTLLYLAFFFLMPVWSRLGTFKKVPDRVTFHAH; encoded by the coding sequence ATGGCTGGCGAGAAAACCGTCGAGACGACAGGCCTGTTGGGCTGGCTGGACCGGCGCTTCCCGGTGACCTCTACCTGGAAAGCCCATCTGTCCGAGTACTACGCACCGAAGAACTTCAACTTCTGGTACTTCTTTGGCTCACTGGCCCTACTGGTGCTGGTGCTGCAGATCGTGACCGGCATCTTCCTGGTCATGCACTACAAGCCGGACGCGGAACGCGCGTTCCAGTCCGTCGAATACATCATGCGCGAAGTCCCGTGGGGCTGGCTGGTGCGCTACATGCACTCCACCGGCGCGTCGATGTTCTTCGTCGTCGTGTACCTGCACATGCTGCGCGGACTGCTTTACGGTTCCTACCGCAAGCCGCGCGAGCTCGTGTGGATCTTCGGCGTCGCGATCTTCCTCTGTCTGATGGCGGAAGCCTTCTTCGGCTACCTGCTGCCCTGGGGCCAGATGTCCTACTGGGGCGCACAGGTGATCGTGAACCTGTTCGCGGCCATTCCCTTCATCGGTCCTGAGCTGTCGATCTGGATCCGCGGCGACTACGTCGTGTCGGACGCCACGCTGAACCGCTTCTTTGCCTTCCACGTCATCGCCATCCCGCTGGTGCTGGTGGGCCTGGTCGCGGCCCACCTGGTGGCGCTGCACGAAGTCGGTTCGAACAACCCGGACGGCATCGAGATCAAGCAAGGCCCGAAGGACAAGTACGGCCGCCCGAAGGACGGCATCCCGTTCCACCCGTTCTACTCGGTGCACGACCTGATGGGCGTCGCCGGCTTCCTGCTCGTGTTCGCGTTCATCGTGTTCTTCGCGCCGGAAATGGGCGGCTACTTCCTCGAGTTCAACAACTTCATCCCCGCTGACTCGCTGAAGACGCCCCCGCACATCGCGCCGGTCTGGTACTTCACGCCGTTCTACTCGATGCTCCGCGCCACCACCGACGAGTTCACCTGGGTGCTGGCGGGCGCTTCCGTGCTGGGCGCCATCGCGCTGCTCGTCAAGAGCAACCTGAAGGGCTTCATGCGCATCGCCGTCCCCGGCATCCTGATCGTCGTGGCCGTGCTGCTGCGCGTGATCGACGCCAAGTTCTGGGGCGTGGTCGCCATGGGCGGCACGGTCGTCATCCTGTTCTTCCTGCCGTGGCTGGACCATTCCCCGGTCAAGTCGATCCGCTACCGCCCGACCTGGCACAAGTGGATCTACGGCATCTTCATGGTCAACTTCCTGGTGCTCGGCTACATCGGTACGCAGCCGCCCAGTCCGCCGTTGAACGTCACCTCGCAGATCGGCACGCTGCTGTACCTGGCATTCTTCTTCCTGATGCCGGTATGGAGCCGCCTGGGCACTTTCAAGAAGGTGCCCGACCGCGTCACGTTCCACGCCCACTGA
- the petA gene encoding ubiquinol-cytochrome c reductase iron-sulfur subunit: MSQDTLVHDDDGAVDPNLPPDPSRRFWVTTACAVGGVAGVATAVPLVSTFSPSEKARAAGAPVEVDVGDIPVGTMKTVEWRGKPVWIIHRSPEQLAGLKTQDALLADPDSKRPGFTPKYAENEGRSRKPELFVCVGICTHLGCSPTSHFEKGGSLGADWQGGFLCPCHGSTFDLAGRVYKNKPAPDNLEVPPYQYLTDTRIIVGVDEDNKA, translated from the coding sequence ATGAGTCAGGATACGCTGGTGCACGATGATGACGGTGCGGTTGATCCCAACCTGCCACCTGATCCTTCGCGACGTTTCTGGGTTACCACCGCCTGTGCTGTGGGTGGCGTAGCAGGTGTCGCAACGGCAGTGCCGCTTGTGAGCACGTTTTCTCCCTCCGAAAAGGCCCGCGCTGCCGGGGCTCCCGTTGAAGTGGACGTCGGCGACATTCCCGTCGGCACCATGAAGACGGTTGAATGGCGCGGAAAACCGGTCTGGATCATCCACCGGTCGCCTGAACAACTCGCTGGTCTCAAGACCCAGGACGCGCTGCTGGCCGATCCTGATTCCAAGCGCCCCGGCTTCACGCCCAAATACGCCGAAAACGAAGGCCGCTCGCGCAAGCCCGAGCTCTTCGTCTGCGTCGGCATCTGTACCCACCTCGGCTGCTCGCCCACGTCCCACTTCGAAAAGGGCGGCAGTCTGGGCGCCGACTGGCAGGGCGGCTTCCTCTGTCCTTGCCACGGCTCCACGTTCGATCTGGCCGGCCGTGTCTACAAGAACAAGCCCGCTCCCGACAACCTCGAAGTCCCGCCGTACCAATATCTCACCGACACCCGCATCATCGTGGGCGTCGATGAAGACAACAAGGCCTGA
- the mscL gene encoding large conductance mechanosensitive channel protein MscL, producing MSKATGFVKEFRDFAVKGNAVDLAVGVIIGAAFGKIVDSLVKDIVMPLVNFILGGSVDFSNKFLVLSMPAGYNGPMTYADLTKAGANVFAWGNFVTIIINFVLLAFVIFWMVKAIYKARTKAEEAPAPAATPEDVALLREIRDLLKKP from the coding sequence ATGAGCAAAGCGACTGGTTTCGTCAAAGAATTCCGAGATTTCGCTGTCAAAGGCAACGCAGTGGACCTGGCGGTCGGTGTCATCATCGGCGCGGCGTTCGGCAAGATCGTCGATTCGCTGGTCAAGGACATCGTCATGCCGTTGGTCAACTTCATCCTCGGAGGCTCGGTCGATTTTTCGAACAAGTTCCTGGTTCTGTCGATGCCGGCCGGCTACAACGGCCCCATGACCTACGCCGACCTCACCAAGGCCGGTGCCAACGTATTTGCGTGGGGCAACTTCGTCACGATCATCATCAACTTCGTGTTGCTGGCCTTCGTGATCTTCTGGATGGTCAAGGCCATCTACAAGGCCCGCACCAAGGCCGAGGAAGCGCCGGCGCCCGCCGCGACGCCCGAAGACGTGGCGCTGCTGCGTGAAATCCGCGATCTGCTCAAGAAGCCCTGA
- a CDS encoding aldolase, producing the protein MLEKQAHADAFFARSANKLDFGNWSEEEKVALSCRILASEGHSETLAGQITVRKEDGTFLTTPLAQAFDEIIPASVIRINDNMEVLDGPGTPNPAVRFHFWVYRQRPDVQCIIHTHPPHVSTLSMTGQPLVVAHMDATPFHNDCAHLKEWPGLPIADQEGEIISAALGGKRSILLANHGFLAAGSCIEEALYLSVLIERAARNQLQAAAAYGEVKPVNDALAAESHDFLLKPSIVRASFAMFARRVERQMAAERD; encoded by the coding sequence ATGCTGGAAAAACAAGCCCATGCCGACGCCTTCTTTGCGCGCTCCGCGAACAAGCTCGACTTCGGGAACTGGAGCGAAGAAGAAAAGGTGGCGCTGAGCTGCCGCATTCTCGCCAGCGAAGGCCATTCGGAAACCCTGGCGGGCCAGATCACCGTGCGCAAGGAAGACGGCACGTTCCTGACGACGCCCTTGGCCCAGGCCTTCGACGAGATCATCCCGGCCTCGGTCATCCGCATCAACGACAACATGGAGGTGCTCGACGGCCCCGGCACGCCCAACCCCGCCGTGCGCTTTCACTTCTGGGTCTATCGCCAGCGTCCCGACGTGCAGTGCATCATCCACACGCACCCGCCCCATGTCTCGACGCTGTCCATGACGGGGCAGCCGCTGGTGGTCGCGCACATGGACGCGACGCCGTTCCACAACGACTGTGCCCATTTGAAGGAATGGCCCGGCCTGCCCATCGCCGACCAGGAAGGCGAGATCATCTCGGCGGCGCTGGGCGGCAAGCGCAGCATCCTGCTGGCCAACCACGGCTTTCTGGCAGCGGGCTCGTGCATCGAGGAAGCGCTGTACCTGTCGGTGCTGATCGAACGCGCCGCCCGCAATCAACTACAGGCAGCCGCCGCCTATGGCGAGGTGAAACCGGTGAATGACGCGCTGGCCGCCGAATCGCACGATTTCCTGTTGAAGCCTAGCATCGTGCGCGCAAGCTTCGCCATGTTCGCGCGGCGCGTCGAACGGCAAATGGCAGCAGAACGGGACTAG
- a CDS encoding AraC family transcriptional regulator translates to MPRARQTVNPSARPACSEADLNFAPQFRPFYAQEIAGYERELDKLVLPGEFRALTEPPRLLLQACRLRAGGLVVSLESTPISVHHRAEHAADLEHAEFLASFVIAGHGVIVQNDATLPLEPGDIIFRTTALPSEIRMYTDSRIVVVKGPLSRLLGAHSLAMSQFTAQRGVAVLPMVQTAHRCLHHVFFDKAESNPTSSLFAEQALLALLASIYTSQALEKIPGDARAPADNWQVLASYIDAHITDPELSVQAVADVLRVTTRWVHRLFKMRSLQYTSYVRERRLQLAREALEDPRRAHVEVKDIAASCGFQHASHFIRRFHERFGMSPALYRKTARSGNGGA, encoded by the coding sequence ATGCCACGCGCCCGCCAGACAGTGAATCCATCCGCCCGGCCCGCCTGTTCCGAGGCGGATCTGAACTTTGCGCCGCAGTTCCGCCCTTTCTATGCGCAGGAGATCGCCGGCTACGAGCGCGAGCTGGACAAGCTGGTGCTGCCGGGCGAATTCAGGGCGCTGACCGAACCGCCCAGGCTGCTATTGCAGGCCTGCAGGCTGCGCGCGGGCGGGCTGGTGGTGAGCCTGGAGTCCACGCCGATCAGCGTGCACCACCGCGCGGAGCATGCGGCCGATCTGGAGCATGCGGAGTTCCTGGCGAGCTTTGTGATTGCGGGCCATGGCGTCATCGTGCAGAACGACGCGACGCTGCCGCTGGAACCCGGCGACATCATCTTCCGCACGACCGCCCTGCCATCGGAAATCCGGATGTACACCGATTCGCGCATCGTGGTGGTCAAGGGGCCGCTGTCGCGCCTGCTGGGCGCGCATAGCCTGGCGATGTCGCAGTTCACCGCGCAACGCGGCGTGGCGGTCCTGCCCATGGTGCAGACCGCCCATCGCTGCCTGCATCATGTGTTCTTCGACAAGGCGGAATCGAATCCGACGTCGTCGCTATTTGCCGAGCAGGCGCTGTTGGCGCTGCTGGCCTCGATCTACACCAGCCAGGCGTTGGAGAAGATACCGGGCGATGCGCGCGCGCCCGCCGACAACTGGCAGGTGCTGGCCAGCTATATCGATGCCCACATCACCGATCCGGAACTGTCGGTGCAGGCGGTGGCGGATGTGCTGCGCGTGACCACGCGCTGGGTGCACCGGCTGTTCAAGATGCGCTCGCTGCAATACACCAGCTATGTGCGTGAACGCCGCCTGCAGCTGGCCCGGGAAGCGCTGGAGGATCCGCGGCGCGCGCACGTCGAAGTCAAGGACATCGCGGCGTCTTGCGGCTTTCAGCACGCGAGCCATTTCATTCGCCGCTTTCATGAACGCTTCGGCATGTCGCCGGCCCTGTATCGCAAGACCGCCAGAAGCGGCAACGGCGGCGCCTAG
- a CDS encoding MFS transporter has protein sequence MDAIQAAQPIAQSHKKPNLFRVAVATVIGTAVEAFDFLAYGTAAALVFNKIFFPQFDPVTGTLAAFGAFASGMLARPIGGILFGHFGDRIGRKSMLTLSLLLMGICTVLIGLLPTYEQIGISAAVLLVVLRIGQGLSFGGEMGGAMLMAVEHAPPKWKAFFGSLPLVGAPLGILLSVGSFALVTRLPEADFLSWGWRLPFLASAVLIVVGLFIRHGIDESPEFEEVKREKARNRQSVQDKMPLGELLRAHGKSLLLCIGCKIAEVTLIYTFLVFSVSYAVSKLGFSRADALHALLYGAGVLMFTIPLFGVLADRIGARRVCGWGGMLLGLMAIPIFLAVGSGSLMAYSLAVFVAMAFNYAIMIAPQSSLYSAQFPAELRYSGLSIGVQFSAAIGGGLAPLISATLVQKFDSILPVGVYLAFLGIVAGSSAFLMKPTPQDMRRG, from the coding sequence ATGGACGCCATCCAGGCCGCGCAGCCTATTGCCCAATCACACAAGAAACCGAACCTGTTCCGGGTCGCCGTTGCCACAGTCATCGGCACCGCCGTGGAAGCCTTCGACTTCCTCGCCTACGGCACCGCCGCGGCGCTGGTGTTCAACAAGATTTTCTTCCCGCAGTTCGACCCCGTCACCGGCACGCTGGCAGCCTTCGGCGCCTTCGCCAGCGGCATGCTGGCGCGGCCCATCGGCGGCATCCTGTTCGGCCATTTCGGCGACCGCATCGGCCGCAAATCCATGCTGACGCTCAGCCTGCTGCTGATGGGGATCTGCACGGTGCTCATCGGGCTGTTGCCGACCTATGAACAAATCGGCATCTCGGCTGCGGTGCTGCTGGTGGTGCTGCGCATCGGCCAGGGGCTGTCGTTCGGCGGCGAGATGGGCGGCGCCATGCTGATGGCGGTAGAACACGCGCCGCCCAAATGGAAGGCGTTCTTCGGCAGCCTGCCGCTGGTGGGCGCGCCCCTGGGCATCCTGCTGTCGGTGGGTTCCTTCGCGCTGGTGACGCGGTTGCCGGAAGCGGACTTCCTGTCCTGGGGCTGGCGCCTGCCGTTCCTGGCCAGCGCAGTGCTGATCGTCGTCGGCCTGTTCATCCGCCACGGCATCGACGAATCGCCTGAATTCGAAGAGGTCAAGCGCGAGAAGGCGCGCAACAGACAGTCCGTGCAAGACAAGATGCCCTTGGGCGAATTGCTGCGCGCGCACGGCAAATCGTTGCTGCTGTGCATAGGCTGCAAGATTGCCGAGGTCACGCTGATCTACACCTTTCTGGTGTTCTCGGTTTCCTACGCGGTGTCCAAGCTCGGCTTCAGCCGCGCCGACGCGCTGCATGCCTTGCTTTACGGCGCTGGCGTGCTGATGTTCACCATTCCGCTGTTCGGCGTGCTGGCCGACCGCATCGGCGCGCGCCGCGTCTGTGGCTGGGGCGGCATGCTGCTTGGACTCATGGCCATTCCGATCTTTCTCGCGGTGGGCAGCGGTTCGCTGATGGCGTACAGCCTTGCCGTCTTCGTCGCCATGGCCTTCAACTACGCGATCATGATCGCGCCGCAATCCAGCCTCTACAGCGCGCAGTTTCCCGCGGAGCTGCGCTATTCCGGATTGTCCATCGGGGTCCAGTTCTCGGCCGCCATCGGCGGCGGGCTGGCGCCGCTGATCTCGGCCACGTTGGTGCAGAAGTTCGACAGCATTCTTCCCGTCGGCGTCTATCTGGCCTTCCTCGGCATCGTGGCGGGTAGCTCCGCGTTTCTCATGAAGCCCACCCCGCAGGACATGCGCCGGGGCTGA
- a CDS encoding glutathione S-transferase family protein, whose translation MLTLYDHPRSGNCYKVRLFLALIGRDYQSRFVDVLARKNQTAEFERVSAFQQIPALTDGDTAIWDSHAILLHLAHHYAPEWLAPLPRIGAMHAWISVSANEIANSLQPLRLTRVVSNAEAAHHLGVSEALLDVPGMQARTDRVLQRLEKRLADHAWLAGGEAPTVADIACYGYLALAEEAAIDIAAYPAIAAWRKRIQQLPGYVPPGP comes from the coding sequence ATGCTGACCCTCTACGACCACCCGCGCTCCGGCAACTGCTACAAGGTGCGCCTGTTTCTCGCGCTCATCGGCCGGGACTACCAAAGCAGGTTCGTCGACGTGCTGGCCCGCAAGAACCAGACCGCGGAGTTCGAGCGCGTCAGCGCCTTCCAGCAGATCCCCGCGCTGACCGATGGCGACACGGCCATCTGGGACAGCCACGCCATCCTGCTGCATCTGGCGCATCACTACGCCCCCGAATGGCTGGCGCCGCTGCCTCGCATCGGCGCCATGCACGCCTGGATATCGGTGTCCGCCAACGAGATCGCCAACAGCCTGCAGCCGCTGCGCCTGACGCGCGTGGTAAGCAACGCCGAGGCCGCGCACCACCTGGGCGTGAGCGAGGCCTTGCTCGACGTGCCCGGCATGCAGGCCCGCACCGACCGCGTGCTGCAGCGCCTGGAAAAGCGCCTTGCGGACCACGCCTGGCTGGCGGGCGGCGAAGCGCCGACCGTGGCCGACATCGCCTGCTACGGCTACCTGGCGCTGGCCGAGGAAGCCGCCATCGACATCGCCGCCTATCCCGCCATCGCGGCGTGGCGCAAGCGCATCCAGCAGTTGCCAGGGTACGTGCCGCCAGGACCCTGA